CCATGCGACCACGTAATGATGAACGTACTTCCGTACATACGTTTTTTATGGGCCGGCAGCACACCATGCCTCaaaactgaaagaaaaaaaaacgtaatGCAGACTAGCCTGCTCTCTTTCTTCATATATGGCCCATCAATTCATTTCTTGGATCCTAGCCCATTAAACAATCCAAAGGGAGAAGGAAAAAGTGcactgaaggtccctcaacttgtcatcgagttacaaaatcgtcctccaaccacaaaaccagatatataacaTCTCTCAATTAACAAAACCGGGTCACTTTAGATCCTCTAGCGGTTttaaccccggttttatcctacgtggcagctgaatcagcatgggacccacgtggaccccgCATGTTAGGGTGACCACGTCATCACACaccatctctttctctctttcttagTTTCTCCCCTCTTCTCGTCTTGAAGACCTGGGCAAGCTCCTGGAGGACATCCGCTTCTTGGtcgccgccagcggcggcggcgctcgcttCGACGCGACATCGGCCGCATCGTCCGATCCCTCTGGACGCGGCGGGGCGGTGGCAGAGCGGTGGGTGCGGAGGTTCCACGGCCACTGTAGACCCCGCTGAGGTGAACCGCTGATGCCTACGCCGTCAGTGAAGCGGTGGGGCGGCCTTCTCCTCGTCCGACGACAGGGGTGTCCGGCGTCGCGGGTGGGGGCGACGAGGCGGGGTTCTTGgagcagcggaggaggcggtgggtgCCCCAGCTGAGGTTGGGGAACGAGAAGCGGTGAAGCCACGtgcgcgacagcgacggcgtcCTCGCTCTCCCTGTCCCCTACCCGCCAGGCCCCGACGCGGCGCGATGGCAGCGGCTGCTCGGTCGCCGCCTTGCATGACTGCGCAGGTCTGGGGATGTCGCATGGACGGCCATCCGCGCGGCGTCGACGACCTCCGCGGCGCCGCTCGGGCTGGGGGACTTCAAGCTTGTGCGATGCATCGGCGGCCGCGACATCGGGTGTAACACCCTGCCTCCAAAATCCGCATTAGTCCGCTCTATACGTTGAGCGGACCCACGTTCGCATGGTATCCcgcttacactttcgtcctcgcttcgtgtaaaagggttaacccggggATACCATGGTTGGAGCACCAAGGCTTATAAGCAGGCCCTCACCCACCTAAACttccaaggtggtactaaaccaccACTACACAACCACTTCTGGGCCACATGGGCCAAACACACACTACTAGGCTTCAAACGGGCTGGGGTGTTACATCGGGACGGTGTACCTGTGCCGCCTCCGGAGCTCACCGGCGTAGGCGGCAGTGAGAGAGAGCTGTGCCTGTACGCGATGaaggtggtggactggtgggcggtggcgaggaAGCAGAAGCTAGAGCGTGCGGCGGCGAAGAAGCGGATCTTGCGGCAGCTCGACCaccccttcttcctccaccctCTTCGCCGACTTCGATGCCACGACTCACTTCTCCTGCGTCGTCATGGAGttctgcgccggcggcgacctccacTCCCTCATCCACCGCATGCCATCCCGCCGCTTCCCGCTCCCCTCCGCCCGCTTCTACGCAGCCGAGGTGCTCCTCGCCATCGAGTACCTCCACATGATAGGCGACATCGACGACGAGCAGGACGACACGGCTGGCGGTGGCGCGTCCTGCTTCCCAGACCACCTCCTCCGGttcaagcggcggcggcggcgcctctgcGGTTCGTGGCCGAGCCGGTGAAGGCGAGGTCGTGCTCGTTTGTCGGGACGCACGACTCACGAATATGTCGCCCCCAaggtggcgagcggcgacgcACATGGCACCGCCGTGGAGTCGTGCAAGGCGGCGTTCGCAACGCCGCCACGAAGCCGGCCTGCCCAGAGTCCAGAGTccaaagagaagagagagagagagagaggaggaggaggaaaggagaggcTGGCCTACTTACGTGGCAgcttgacatgtggggcccacgtgggtcccacgctgactcaaccgccacgtcggacaaaaccgggatcaaaaccaccgagggacctagtttgcactggttttgtaagttgtgGGATGTgctgtatctggttttgcggttgagggactattttgtaactcgatgacaagttgagggaccttcggtgtactttttccaaggGAGAATGCTCTATATCCTTTTACCTCCTTTTGCCAGGCCCATGCCACACAAAATTTAATTAGTTAATCAGAAAAAAAGGggtaaaatggaaaaaaaagaagaagaaaagaacaaaacaaagaACTATTGTACACAGTTCAATGGGATGTTTATTGTAAGTAGTAGTCCTCACATAAGTTTGTGTATACCCGCTCCCCTTCTCTCACCTTaattattatgaaaaaaaattactctcaCCTTTATGTGATACATTAGTTCTGTATAGCAGGATCTTCATTTGTCTCCTCCACTCCCCACTCcatagttattaagaccggACCGGAGAATTAACCAGTTGAGCTCTCGGTTCACTAGTCTGGTGGTTCGACCATTGGTTAGGCCGGTCCAACCGCGGTTTAATGTACAATATGACGTAAATGTTTGGTACCAACAAAAGTGAAGAGATAGAGGGTTGGGTAGTGGGTGCTCTTCTCAGCCATGCGACCCAAGGTCGATTTTTGATGGAGTTTGCTCAGTGGGCTAAGGCTTTTGATGGAGTTTGCTCATTGGGCCTCGCCTCAGCCCATCAACAAAAGCCTAGTAGCTTGTTACCCTGTCTGACCACTTCGGTTCAAAGCCGGGTTTATATAAAAATCGCCCGGTTCAATGGGTTTTCCCCGGTTCAATTGCATAGCCGATCTTTTAAGGGGACTAGACCGGCCGAGGTCTTACCACTCCGGTTCAAAGCTCGGTTTATATAAAAACTGCACGATTCAATGGGTCTCCCCGGTTCAATTGCGCAGTCGATCTTTTAAGGAGACCAGACCGACCGAGGCCATGGTTAGGGTTtttcccggtcagaccgccagtcCGGTCCTAATAACTATGCCCCACTCTTTCCTCTTAATGTGAAAGAATATTTTTATCACCAAGATTGATATTCTTTTTATGTTCATAAACAAGGGATACTTCTTTTTTCATCGTAAGAGGATGAGGTggcctctcaaaaaaaaagagcggGTGTGGGGAAGGGGAGTTACAAGATAATTTTTATACTCTAGAAAGGTTGAgagtaatctttttttttcgtcaGGAGGTTAGGGAGTGCCGAAGAGGAGGGTAGGAACGAGAGGGGCAGGAGGGGTCCGAGGGGAGTTTGAAGAGTCTAGGACAAAACCAATGCTTGTgagagtatattttttttacatcacgAGGGAAAGGGAGGGAAGAGGGATAGGTGGGCAACTATGAGGCTCAATGCGTTATTTACCGCTAAAATAAAACTTATcgctttttttatttctcccCTTATTTTTCTTATCTACTTGTGTTCTATTCATTGACCTGGGTCCTAGTTGGCTAGCTAGCATTTTGTAATAAAtctatcatatatttattgagTTTCAACCCAATAAAAAGATTAAAGGACTTGTTTGGGAtggaaaaaaaaccctagcccaTATATTCGTAAGGACATCCCAAGAATTTATTTCAATTTACTGGTGCACCTCAAATCATAATTTCAACTCTCATCGTTTGATATATAGCTAatagccgtaaaaaaaaaaagaacagagcaACTAAAATAATTTACAGGATAAAACTTGTATATCCATGTTGGCAATTTAAAACACAATGGCGAAAAACAAACCAAGATAGAGGAAACCTGAAAATCAACTCTAGAATTatggttgaaaattcaaatttttgatGTGGTTGATAAGCCAATTTGCAAACGCGCGGTGATAATGTTGTAAACGCTACAAACTGATAGTTAAGGTCCTTGTGTTCGGGTGGCTGCCTAGGCTCTGTCGTTGACATCTCCACTGCAAATAGCCATCGATGTCACGAAAAATTGGTCGACCACTGGAAAACATTATTAGTCGTCCAGACTTCATGATAACGCTCTTTCTCTTGTGATATTTCTCTTGTGATAGAACCTTTTTATCTTGGTTCAAGCCATAGTATAGGCACATATGCTTGTTTCTTTTAGATTTAATCTCTtgagagaatatatatatatactctacctacatatacatatacgttCAACAGTAAAACGTGTGCCCACCGAAGTTATGTGAGTTAGGCCTCTAATCTTATTTATCATATGCTAGTGAGCGTGTGACgtccaattcttttttttcaaactctctatattaggcctggtttagttcccaactttttctttaaacttccaacttttccatcacatcaaaactttctacacacataaacttctaacttttccatcacatcgttccaatttcaatcaaacttctaattttggcgtgaactaagcACACCCTTATTTCAAAGGGAATAGTGCTCTATCATACAAGCCTGATGAAAACAccaaggttgtgtttagttcacaccaaaattgaaagtttggttaaaattagaacgatgtggcggaaaagttagaagtttgtgtatgtaggaaaattttgatgtgatgaaaaaattgaaaatttgaagaaatattttgaaactaacACGGCCCAAGATGAACCGATCGTAGCCCTCTTTAATTTGTCTAACGTCTACATAGAAAGTTGGCCACGGGTTGCTGTACGTGGCATCATGATATGCATTAATACCTAGGAGAGGAGTAACGGTTGGCAGGTAGATCGATACGAGAATGACATGAACATAATGGATCGTCGGCTTCAATTTGGAAGCCACCTGCTGGCGACCGACAGCCGTCCCGGCCGGGAGGGATAACCTACGTCAACGATAAATAAATACTCGTACTAACTGGAGTAGCTAGCAGCTTGGTCTTgtgaaaaagaaagataaaattCTACTACTCCATAGTGTACGTGGTCTTATCTAGAGCTTAATTGGAGTACTCCATAGCATACAGCTGATTGATTAAAAACTACGTTAAACTTAGTAACTGAAAATTCTTAGATTTAATTAATTGATCGATCTGCTGAGAGCTTTGCATTGTGGAGCACATGCCAGGCCATCTAGTACATTTTTGTGATAAGAAACATGAAGTTTCGGTTTAACCTCttaaatacatgcatgcatggttgatACAATACACGTCCTGAACATGAATAAATACTATTAAATATATGTTATCCGAATTTTATCATATAATATATTTGGATTAGTTTCTTAATATGACTTTTATTCTTTTATCCCAATTGTATATCAATCTCTTGTGTactaacactggtggagaagtgctttttagtcccgttTTGTAACCcccttagtcccggtttttaaaccgggactaccaatccgagactaaagatcgctatcttttgTCCCGAGTGAAAAAACCGGGACtcaagatcgatctttagtcccggttggtgttatcaaccaggactaaagagagggtagcggcGGTCCAGCTggtcctttttttcttttttattttctcccgaatcgagtGGTATGCATATCgtcaaatcaaaccccaaatccacatcacaactCCACAGCACGATTCACAGATTcatcacaaattcattcacaatATCCATTCACAACATCACAAATATATTCACAATATTGATTCACAGGTTCATTGACAACATCGAGTCACATACTCATTCACAACATCCCAGATTCATTCACAACATCGATTCATAGATTCATTCTCAGATCAAAACATCCAaaccacaaataaaaaaaacaaaaaaaaatcgactcACCGGGCGGCCTCCAATCCCGTCGCCGGCCAGCCACCCATCTcgccgcttcccctccggccggatctgggggaggggagggcgaggcTGCAGGCGACTGGCCTTCatcccgccggcccgcgccgggccgccgccggccggcctccaTCCCGCTGGCCcacgcccggccgccgccggctgcctctgcaagggggaggggaggaggagagggggtgagagAAGAGCAAGGGGAGgatggaaggagaagaaaaggagataaGGATGGAGAGATGCGCATGCACATGATTCAGAGAGAGAAACGTGGGCTGGTGCGTGCGCTTTCttcccggttgatgttatcaaccgggattaaagatccctGAGATCtttaccgggactaaagatccgggGGCCTGACAAGGTATGATAGGTTTTGAACCGATATCAAATATATCCgctgtagccaccaaccgggactaaatctttagtcccggtttttagtggaaccgAGACTATTGTAAATTTCGGCCGACtgatcaaagatggtttctccaccagtgtaaaaTGTGATGTGCTATTGAGATATTTCACTGTGTTTCCTAAAAATACTCATCGTCGTTAATTGTTGGTTGGCATTCGTAGTTTATTTTGTAGCAGCTGAGCAATTTTAATTAGTCTATTTAGCTTGTAAGATTCTTATATTTCTTAGCAATAGCCGAGCGCATTATTGGGCTATAGTGTAACCAGGTGAAGCGTACGCGTGTGCATAAGATGTCCTTGTGGTTGAAAGAAGAATACTGGAAGGATCGTTGGATGTTACTGCTGATATGATGGACACTTGGATCCAAACATCATGAATGCGCTCAACTACTTGCATGTTCCAAGTGTACAACATGCATGCTAGCTGCTACAAACGACTAGCTCTGTTAGGCCGCTGCTAATCATTTTCTCATCACTAATACTAACACTGTGTGACTAGCTAGCTAAACCAGCCCTAACAACCAACCACCCTGATtcaattgaattgaattgaataaCATTAGACGCACCGACGACTAAGTGCAATCCCAACCCTCCATCTAGAATGATGTCTATATATGGTATTAACTAAATTAtcatgtaggacttttaactTATGTGACACCATATTAATTAAGAAGgagagtgaagagagaaagaaactgggtctcatgcaagacacatctttaacacgagaacctatgcactagacactatcaagttttgcattgggagataaTAGTATCTTCATAATAgttgaagaataaatatgattggtagagaagagagatgatgtatttattaatggctcACTTTAAGAAATCATGAGTTgtggagtgtagtttctattgtgatgtcttattgacatgacactatagacactgcttatggacattatgggttgggactgccctaataaCGGTGCCTAAACACTAGCACTCCAAGCTTAATTACACCATGTGTACGCCAATTAGAAAATGTCATGAAACATTCTATAAACAAATTAGATATTTACtcctaatagtattacacatatctaGAAAGTCTCAtactcaaatttaatatattttagctgtaacaTAAAGTGAAAAAACCCGACAGTTTTAAGGGTAAAAATGTCAGGATACTGTCTTTTTtgttatggctaaaatataatgaaactAAAGATAAGATTTCACATGTAGGTGTAAAACTATTGGAAGTATGTGTccaattttttctagaattttttgtgacatTTACTAATTAATATGTATAGTGTGTACATAAGTAAAGCTTTTGTGTATAGGATATGTTGACTATATATTCCACGTAGTAACTACATTTGACTTGGTCGATGCATCGGCACAGATGAAATCATAGCTATTTAAAGCCCCCTACATTCCCGGGAAttctcatcgatcgatctcacctGCAGCAGCAAACGATCGAGCACCacacaccagcagcagcagcaagtcgATCGATCGTCAGCACACACGACCAAGATCGAGATGGCCCGTGCACAGCTGGTGTTGGTCGCCCTCGTGGCAGCTCTGCTCCTGGCGGGCCCACACACCACCATGGCCGCCATCAGCTGCGGCCAGGTCAACTCCGCCGTGTCGCCCTGCCTCAGCTACgcccgcggcggctccggcccGTCGGCGGCCTGCTGCAGCGGCGTCAGGAGCCTCAACTCCGCCGCCAGCACCACCGCCGACCGCCGCACCGCCTGCAACTGCCTCAAGAACGTGGCCGGCAGCATCAGCGGCCTCAACGCCGGCAATGCCGCCAGCATCCCCTCCAAGTGCGGCGTCAGCATCCCCTACACCATCAGCCCCTCCATCGACTGCTCCAGGTAATCAAATTTTATATCGTTTTGCATGATCGATCATCTAATTAACTAAgtacatataaattaatttgtgCGTGTACGTTTAATTGCAGCGTGAACtaatctgatcgatcgatcgctaccgGCCGGAGGGTGTGACATCGCAGGCCGTACATGCACCTGTCGTCGTCTCACGCTTTGTATCTTGTGTTATATCTGTGTTTATGCTGAATAAAatgagagctagctagctaggtcgatcgatcgatcgccatgcaTGACGAGACTAGCTAGCATTGCTGCTAgatcgatgcatgcatatggTTGATCGCCCGGTCACTACGCTATCTGTTTCCTTAATTTATTCGTCGATCGACTACGTACGTACCTGAGAGCTAGAGATCAGTTTTTgtaccatgcatatgcatatgtactTCTGCATGTACATGCAGTACTACTTGTACTACGTGCGTGTACGTTGTGGATTATACATTATATAGACAGCTCCTTTTggtatacatatacatgttcTACACCGATTCCTCCATCTTCCTGGcattacacatatatacaaacttGGGTAAAAAAACAGTACTGTGTTAATTTGTCTTGAAATATGTATACTCtaataatcaattaataaattactccctccatcccaaaatatataagcatttttaaagtagcgtcaagtcaaatatttttaactttgattattaatagcaaaaaatcaataatgtaaaattgatattactagatttattattaaacaaactgtcgtaatatgcaactcttttcatttaaaatatGCTGAGTttaagaggagaagaaaagagaagattgagaagatacgcaaaatgaggtgtgccattagcgcatgattaattgagtattaactattttagtAGTgtaaaacacaccgtttagtagtgtaaaaaaacacaccactAACGAGACAAACTTTCTCTCTTTCACATGTTGTCGAAAGCAGCCCTACTTTACAAATATTGTTAGTCAAAGTAGCATCGTTAAGACAATGTCAAAGTACAACAATACTTATAATTTTGGATGGAATTATTAATATAGTCGAAGCCGCACTTTGAAAGAC
The nucleotide sequence above comes from Oryza glaberrima chromosome 11, OglaRS2, whole genome shotgun sequence. Encoded proteins:
- the LOC127753801 gene encoding non-specific lipid-transfer protein 2B encodes the protein MARAQLVLVALVAALLLAGPHTTMAAISCGQVNSAVSPCLSYARGGSGPSAACCSGVRSLNSAASTTADRRTACNCLKNVAGSISGLNAGNAASIPSKCGVSIPYTISPSIDCSSVN